AAGTTTGGTCCGTCAGCATATCCGGGATAAAATTATCTTTCAGTAAATGCTCCAGCATATCACCGGCGTCGCTCACTAAACCAACGGATAATTCCTCGCCCTTTGCCATCGCCTCTTTTACCCAGCCAATGGCCTCGTCGTACGATTCCGTCATCCGGTCGATATATTTGGTATCGACACGTTTCTGTATCCGCGAAGCATCCACGTCGGCTCCTAAAAATACGCCGCCTGCCATGGTTGCCGCCAATGGCTGAGCGCCACCCATTCCACCCAAACCGGCACTGACGATCAGTTTGCCCTTCAGATCATTATTAAAATGCTGGCGACCGCATTCCACAAAAGTTTCATAGGTGCCCTGCAAAATTCCCTGGGTACCTATGTATATCCAGCTGCCGGCTGTCATCTGCCCGAACATCATCAGGCCCTTTGCCCTTAATTCGTTAAAATGCTCCCAGGTTGCCCAGGCCGGTACCAGGTTACTGTTGGCCAATAGTACCCTTGGCGCCTGCGGGTGACTGCGGATAATACCCACCGGTTTACCCGATTGAACCAATAAAGAATGATCTTCATCCAGTTCCAACAGCAGTTCGATTATTTTTCTTAACGATTCCTGGTTGCGGGCCGCTTGTCCTATGCCGCCATATACCACCAGTTCGTCCGGGTTTTCGGCCACTTGTGCATCCAGGTTATTCAGCAACATGCGTAAAGGCGCTTCGGTGGTCCAGCTTTTGGCATGCAGTTGCGTACCCCGCGGAGCATGGTACACCGGGTGGGCGGCGTAGGTTTTAATAAATTCCGAACTCGTCATCGTTATCCAGTTTAATATTGTTTTTGGCTGCTGCTTCATCGGCCAAAGCCAGCAGCGAACCATCTTTTACTATGCCATGCAGCGCTTTAATGTCATCGGCGAATATCCTGTCCTCTTTAATAAAAGGCACATATTGCCGCACATAATCATGACAGGCCTCCATTACCGGCGTCGATCTTAGCGGTCGCCTGAAATCCATCGCCTGCGCAGCATAAAGCAGCTCTATGGCCTGTATATATTCCAAATTGTCCAGTACCTGGTGCAGCTTGCGCCCGCTTACCGAACCCATCGACACATGGTCCTCCTGCCCGAGCGAAGTCGGTACACTGTCGGCGCTGGCAGGGAAGCATAATGTTTTATTTTCCGTCACCAAAGCGGCCGTAGTATATTGCGGTATCATCAAGCCCGAATTAAGTCCGGCATGTTCGGTGAGTAATTTGGGTAATCCATAACGCCCTTCGCTCATCAGGTAACAGCGGCGGTCGGCAATATTGCCTAACTCTGCTGTCGCGATGGCTGCATAATCCAATGGTATGGCCAAAGGTTGCCCATGGAAATTTCCGCCGCTTATGGTGTCGTCGGCATCAAAAATGATGGGGTTATCGGTAACGGAATTTAGTTCTATCTCGGTCAGCTCCTTTAAATGAAGCCAGGCATTACGCGATGCACCGTGTACCTGCGGCATGCAGCGCAGGGAATAGGGGTCCTGCACCCTGTCACAGTTGGCGTGCGAGTTCAATATCTCGGAATGATCGAGCAAATTGAAAAGCCTGTTGGCAACCAGTTTTGATCCCTTGTAAGGCCGGATCGTATGCAGCCTCGGGTCGAACGGTCTTGCTGACCCCATCAGTCCTTCTAAGGACATCGCCCCGGCCAGGTCGGCTAATTGCAGGGCGTTGTGCATGCGCTGCACCCCCTTTACGGCGAAGGACAGGATGAATTGCGTGCCGTTGATCAATGCCAGGCCTTCTTTCGGGCCAAGTTTGACTGGCTCCAAACCGTACGATCTTAACATTTTAGCGGCAGGAACAGTTTTCCCTCTATCGCTTACTTCGCCAAAACCTATCAGCGGCAAAAACAGGTGTGCCAGCGGTGCCAGGTCCCCCGAGGCTCCTACCGAGCCTTTTTCAGGAACTGATGGAATAATATCATTGTCAATATGCCATACAATCCGCTCCAGTGTTTCGATGGAAATTCCCGAATAGCCCTGCGCTAAAGCATGTACCTTGGTTATCAGCATCAGTTTGGCTATCTCCGCCGGTATGGGGTTGCCCACGCCAACGCTATGGCTTTTGAGCAAATTGTATTGCAGCGCACAGGTGTCCTCTTCGGGTATATGGGTATTGCACAGCGGGCCAAAACCGGTGTTAATTCCGTAAACCGGTATTTCGCGGGCAACTATCTTTTTTACAGCTTCCCACGAGGCTGCGATACGCCCCCGCGCTTCAGCGTTTATAACACCTTTAACCTTGCCTGCTGCTATATCCAGGCAAAGCCCTGCCGACAAGCGGCCGGTACCGTAATTAAAGGTTTTGCTCATGTTTCGACTGCTTTAACGTCAATTTTTCGCCTATCCTTTCGGACAAGGTAACCGCCCTGAACGATCTTTCGATCCCCGATAAAGCCGGCAGCAAGTGCCTGCTTTCCGGATCGGTATTTGCCAGTTCCTCCATTGCTTCTTTAACAGCATCCCACACCGGCAGTATTTGTTCTAATAAAGCCCTCCCGGCTTTGGTTAATTGTACCAGCTGGCGCCGGCCGTCGTCGCTGCTTGTGGTGGTCTTTAACAGCTTTTTATTTTTCAGGTTCGTTACCAGCTGACTTGCTGCCGGGTGCGAAACCCCGGTGATGTCGCTCAGCTCTTTTATCGAAAGCGAATCGTTTTGCGACAGCAAGTAAAAAACCGGGAACCAACTGGCGTCGAAAGGTATGCCCGCCGCCTGGTAGGTCTTGTTTATCTCCGACAAAAATGCCTCGCTCAGCCGCCTCATCCGGCTGCCCAAAACCAGGTATCCAAGCTCCTCGTAAAAATTCATGATGCAAGTTATATAAGTGCTTATATAATTGCAAGGGTTTGGCTATTTTTTTGTTTGAACTAATCTTCATAAGATTTAAAGATTATGGGATGAATCATCTCTTACCGGGATATAAATCCTTTAATCCGTTTATCCTATAAATCTTAGTTCAAACAATTGGGCGTTACCCTGTGGGTCAGGCCCTCATTCATACTGCACAGGCCTTAAAGCAAAACCATGCAACTGCAACTGCCACTTTCACCTAAGCTCCGGCCCATTGCTCAACTAATTTGGATTTTACATTTAAATGTCTATTTTAGAGCATCTTATTTTATTGCAATTTTCTACTGTTACCCCCTAATAGTGTGTAAGCCATTACTATAAAAGGTATTTAGGGACTTATTGTTACCGAATATTTCTGATCTTAAAATCAAAGTATATGCAAACACACGTGTCCGGCAAATCGGCCATTTTGGCTTTAGTTATCGTTGCCGTTTTTTTAGTTTCGTGGGAGTTGTTCC
Above is a window of Mucilaginibacter ginsenosidivorans DNA encoding:
- the hutH gene encoding histidine ammonia-lyase, with protein sequence MSKTFNYGTGRLSAGLCLDIAAGKVKGVINAEARGRIAASWEAVKKIVAREIPVYGINTGFGPLCNTHIPEEDTCALQYNLLKSHSVGVGNPIPAEIAKLMLITKVHALAQGYSGISIETLERIVWHIDNDIIPSVPEKGSVGASGDLAPLAHLFLPLIGFGEVSDRGKTVPAAKMLRSYGLEPVKLGPKEGLALINGTQFILSFAVKGVQRMHNALQLADLAGAMSLEGLMGSARPFDPRLHTIRPYKGSKLVANRLFNLLDHSEILNSHANCDRVQDPYSLRCMPQVHGASRNAWLHLKELTEIELNSVTDNPIIFDADDTISGGNFHGQPLAIPLDYAAIATAELGNIADRRCYLMSEGRYGLPKLLTEHAGLNSGLMIPQYTTAALVTENKTLCFPASADSVPTSLGQEDHVSMGSVSGRKLHQVLDNLEYIQAIELLYAAQAMDFRRPLRSTPVMEACHDYVRQYVPFIKEDRIFADDIKALHGIVKDGSLLALADEAAAKNNIKLDNDDEFGIY
- a CDS encoding MarR family winged helix-turn-helix transcriptional regulator codes for the protein MNFYEELGYLVLGSRMRRLSEAFLSEINKTYQAAGIPFDASWFPVFYLLSQNDSLSIKELSDITGVSHPAASQLVTNLKNKKLLKTTTSSDDGRRQLVQLTKAGRALLEQILPVWDAVKEAMEELANTDPESRHLLPALSGIERSFRAVTLSERIGEKLTLKQSKHEQNL